From Nocardioides daedukensis, the proteins below share one genomic window:
- a CDS encoding IS110 family transposase: MEQVIIGVDPHKLSATIEVVDQHEQRLGSGRFTTDRAGYAAMRSYAKTWPQRVWAVEGSNGAGRPLAQRLLEDGERVVDVPAKLAARVRLFDTGHNRKTDAHDAHAVAAVAVRTSTLRVLQFDGELEALRMLTDRREALTRRRVQTVDRLQALLAELLPGQAKRDITTGQAKTMLASVRPRDIAGKTRRRIAAEELAELISVEAKIKKATAELKTIVLARGSRLMDLHGVGPVVAARTLADVGDVTRFADRNRFASWTGTAPLDASSGEQNRHRLSRAGNRRMNHMIHIAAISQIRLDTEGRAYYRRKRAEGKKSLEAIRCLKRRISDAIYRQLLEDAQRSAVEDVGASPGGHCRASQESSAVDLPLHIDTSDQPLPGPAEKTLRRTG, from the coding sequence ATGGAGCAGGTCATCATCGGGGTAGATCCCCACAAGTTGTCGGCCACCATCGAGGTCGTCGACCAGCATGAACAGCGACTCGGCTCGGGCCGGTTCACCACCGACCGCGCCGGCTACGCCGCGATGCGGAGCTACGCCAAGACCTGGCCGCAGCGGGTTTGGGCGGTTGAAGGCAGCAACGGTGCCGGGCGCCCACTCGCGCAGCGACTCCTTGAAGACGGTGAGCGCGTCGTCGACGTCCCGGCCAAGCTCGCCGCCCGAGTCCGGCTCTTCGACACCGGCCACAATCGCAAGACCGACGCCCACGACGCCCACGCGGTCGCCGCCGTCGCCGTGCGCACCAGCACCCTGCGCGTGCTGCAGTTCGACGGCGAGCTCGAGGCGCTCCGGATGCTCACGGACCGACGCGAAGCACTCACTCGCCGGCGGGTCCAGACCGTCGACCGACTTCAGGCTCTGCTCGCAGAACTCCTGCCAGGACAGGCGAAACGCGACATCACCACCGGTCAGGCCAAGACCATGCTCGCCTCTGTCCGGCCCCGCGACATCGCCGGCAAGACCCGCCGGCGCATCGCAGCCGAAGAGCTCGCCGAGCTGATCTCGGTCGAGGCCAAGATCAAGAAGGCCACCGCCGAGCTGAAGACGATCGTGCTGGCCCGCGGCTCCCGGTTGATGGATCTGCACGGCGTCGGGCCCGTCGTCGCTGCCCGGACCCTGGCCGACGTCGGCGACGTGACCCGCTTCGCCGACCGCAACCGGTTCGCGTCCTGGACCGGCACCGCGCCCTTGGACGCGTCTTCTGGTGAGCAGAACCGGCACCGGCTCTCCCGAGCCGGGAACCGGCGGATGAACCACATGATCCACATCGCCGCGATCAGCCAGATCCGCCTCGACACCGAGGGCCGCGCCTACTACCGGCGCAAGCGAGCCGAGGGCAAGAAGTCCCTCGAGGCGATCAGGTGTCTCAAGCGCAGGATCTCGGATGCGATCTACCGCCAGCTGCTCGAGGACGCACAGCGATCCGCTGTCGAAGACGTTGGCGCGAGTCCGGGAGGGCACTGCAGGGCGTCTCAAGAATCCAGCGCGGTCGACCTTCCCCTGCACATCGACACTTCGGATCAGCCACTTCCCGGACCCGCGGAGAAGACGCTACGCCGAACCGGTTGA